From Sediminibacterium sp. TEGAF015, a single genomic window includes:
- the ybeY gene encoding rRNA maturation RNase YbeY, whose translation MAKINFRSGDRPFIFPDKTGLKSFIEFLFKKEKKELGGINYIFCSDEMLLKINQDFLQHNYYTDIITFGLQEPGQPIEAEIYISIDRVKDNAIQQGVDYENEMMRVLFHGALHLCGYKDKKKSEIQEMRAKEDQYLRMIAKIK comes from the coding sequence ATGGCTAAAATCAATTTCAGAAGCGGAGATAGACCGTTTATTTTCCCAGACAAAACCGGACTAAAATCTTTTATCGAATTCCTGTTCAAGAAAGAGAAAAAAGAACTGGGGGGTATCAACTATATTTTCTGTTCTGACGAAATGCTTTTGAAAATCAATCAGGACTTTTTACAACATAACTATTACACCGATATCATAACTTTTGGCTTACAGGAACCGGGGCAGCCCATTGAAGCAGAGATTTATATCAGCATTGATCGGGTGAAAGACAATGCTATCCAGCAGGGGGTTGATTATGAAAATGAAATGATGAGGGTGCTCTTTCATGGGGCTTTGCATCTTTGCGGCTATAAAGACAAAAAGAAAAGTGAAATTCAGGAAATGAGGGCAAAAGAGGACCAGTATTTGCGGATGATAGCCAAAATAAAATAA
- the mnmG gene encoding tRNA uridine-5-carboxymethylaminomethyl(34) synthesis enzyme MnmG yields MFSKYDVIVVGAGHAGCEAAAAAANLGSSVLLVTMNMQTIAQMSCNPAMGGIAKGQIVREIDALGGYSGIITDLSTIQFRMLNMSKGPAMWSPRAQNDRMLFAAKWREWLENTPNVDFYQDMVKEIIIKNNKACGVITGLGHEIMAESVVVTSGTFLNGVIHIGEKQFGGGRVAEKAATGITEQLVSLGFESDRLKTGTPPRVDGRSLDYAKMEEQKGDEHIVGFSYMNIPRVKAEQQRSCFITYTNSTVHDLLKTGFDRSPMYQGRIEGVGPRYCPSIEDKISRFADRDRHQLFVEPEGWDTVEIYVNGFSTSLPEEVQMAALRQVPGFEKCKIFRPGYAIEYDYFMPTQLTHALETKQISHLFFAGQINGTTGYEEAACQGLIAGINAHQKAKNKEPFILNRSEAYIGVLVDDLINKGTDEPYRMFTSRAEFRTLLRQDNADLRLTEKSFRIGLASKERMRAVSDKKAHVEEIKQTISNFPVEPDLINPYFSSIQSAALTEKQKAAKIILRPNVTLNDMKSHLPELAETLKPYSEEELLQAEIQIKYERYIEKEQQLVDKMSDLENMKIPANFEYERLTALSNEAIQKLKKIQPATLGQASRISGVNPSDVQILMVYMGR; encoded by the coding sequence ATGTTTTCAAAATACGATGTTATTGTTGTAGGCGCGGGTCATGCTGGTTGTGAGGCCGCTGCTGCTGCTGCCAATCTGGGTAGTTCTGTTTTGTTGGTAACCATGAATATGCAAACGATTGCACAAATGAGTTGCAACCCAGCGATGGGTGGAATTGCCAAGGGACAGATTGTGCGTGAGATTGATGCACTCGGCGGGTACAGTGGTATCATAACTGATCTTAGCACGATTCAATTCAGAATGCTGAATATGAGTAAGGGGCCAGCAATGTGGAGCCCTAGAGCGCAGAACGATCGTATGCTTTTTGCTGCAAAATGGAGAGAGTGGTTAGAGAATACACCCAATGTTGATTTCTACCAGGATATGGTAAAAGAGATCATCATTAAGAACAATAAAGCATGTGGAGTAATTACCGGGTTAGGACATGAGATTATGGCCGAATCTGTTGTAGTTACCAGCGGTACATTTTTGAATGGCGTAATCCATATTGGTGAAAAACAATTTGGCGGTGGTAGGGTTGCTGAAAAAGCAGCTACCGGCATTACAGAGCAATTGGTTTCGTTGGGCTTTGAGAGCGACCGACTGAAAACGGGAACACCACCCAGAGTGGATGGAAGAAGTCTGGACTACGCTAAAATGGAGGAACAGAAAGGAGACGAACATATTGTTGGTTTTTCTTATATGAATATTCCTCGTGTAAAAGCAGAACAACAAAGAAGTTGTTTTATCACCTATACAAATAGTACGGTACATGATTTATTAAAGACGGGCTTTGACAGATCTCCAATGTATCAGGGAAGAATAGAAGGAGTAGGACCGAGATATTGTCCTAGTATTGAAGATAAAATTAGTCGCTTCGCGGATAGAGACCGTCACCAGTTATTCGTAGAACCCGAAGGATGGGATACGGTAGAAATATATGTAAACGGATTTTCCACATCTCTACCTGAAGAAGTTCAAATGGCTGCATTGCGTCAAGTTCCGGGTTTTGAAAAATGTAAAATATTCAGACCAGGTTATGCAATTGAATATGACTATTTCATGCCTACGCAGTTAACGCATGCATTAGAAACCAAGCAAATAAGTCATCTGTTTTTTGCAGGACAAATTAACGGAACCACTGGATACGAAGAAGCTGCTTGTCAAGGATTAATAGCGGGAATTAATGCTCATCAAAAAGCAAAGAACAAGGAACCCTTTATTTTAAACAGATCAGAAGCATACATTGGGGTTTTGGTAGATGACCTTATTAATAAAGGAACCGATGAACCCTACAGAATGTTTACCAGCAGAGCTGAATTCAGAACCTTACTGAGACAAGACAACGCCGATTTAAGATTAACAGAAAAAAGTTTCCGAATAGGCTTGGCTTCTAAAGAAAGAATGAGAGCCGTTTCAGATAAGAAAGCGCATGTTGAAGAGATCAAGCAAACCATAAGCAACTTTCCTGTTGAGCCAGATTTAATCAATCCATATTTTTCTTCTATTCAATCTGCGGCATTAACAGAAAAACAAAAAGCTGCTAAGATTATTCTTCGACCCAATGTTACGCTAAATGACATGAAATCTCATTTACCAGAATTGGCTGAAACTTTAAAACCATATTCAGAAGAAGAATTGCTACAAGCTGAGATTCAAATCAAATATGAACGCTATATAGAGAAGGAACAGCAATTGGTAGACAAAATGAGTGATTTAGAAAATATGAAGATTCCAGCCAATTTTGAATACGAGAGACTTACAGCCCTTTCTAATGAAGCCATACAAAAACTGAAAAAAATTCAACCAGCAACATTAGGACAGGCAAGCAGAATTAGTGGAGTAAACCCTAGCGATGTTCAAATACTGATGGTATATATGGGTAGATAA
- a CDS encoding CAP domain-containing protein, which translates to MRWSAFTFCFLLNLVFTTSTTKAQGYSQVVLTDIPFEPTITVKKEIKERLERNPVFQASDRISQSFMYWVNYSRLFPKEFRDSALIPYLEQQPRLKGKYANSLLETLDKAKALPFIDPEEKLSKAARDHGKDIKRNGGSVSHRSSDGSSFGDRMRKVGYRGCSAENISLGKDNWGLSSLLLLYLDINLPDLGHRKNLLNSNYSKMGVSSVQLDGDQTLIVQELGCEERPAR; encoded by the coding sequence ATGCGCTGGAGTGCTTTTACTTTCTGCTTTCTATTGAATCTTGTTTTTACAACATCTACAACTAAAGCCCAGGGATACAGCCAGGTAGTATTAACCGACATTCCCTTTGAGCCAACCATTACCGTCAAGAAAGAAATCAAGGAAAGACTGGAACGGAATCCGGTTTTTCAAGCTTCAGACCGCATATCTCAATCATTTATGTATTGGGTCAACTATTCCAGACTTTTTCCCAAAGAATTCAGGGACTCGGCCCTGATACCTTATTTAGAGCAACAGCCCAGACTAAAGGGTAAATACGCTAATAGCTTATTGGAAACTTTGGACAAAGCCAAGGCCCTACCATTTATAGATCCTGAGGAGAAACTAAGTAAAGCGGCCCGAGACCATGGAAAAGATATTAAAAGGAATGGGGGGAGCGTAAGCCACCGTTCATCAGATGGTTCCAGCTTTGGGGACCGCATGCGAAAAGTGGGGTACAGGGGCTGTTCCGCAGAAAATATCTCCCTGGGGAAGGACAATTGGGGACTTAGCTCCCTGCTCTTACTTTATTTGGACATCAATCTTCCCGACCTGGGCCATCGCAAGAATCTTTTGAATTCCAATTATAGCAAAATGGGGGTTAGTTCTGTCCAACTAGACGGAGATCAAACACTTATCGTGCAGGAACTGGGGTGCGAAGAGAGGCCAGCCAGGTAA
- a CDS encoding FeoA family protein: MKRLSELAAGEKGIIDSFEKDEIFIKLMEMGCVPGEKVKVEQIAPLGDPISICVSGYRLSLRLSEANSIFVIEDI; encoded by the coding sequence ATGAAAAGATTGTCCGAGTTGGCGGCAGGAGAAAAGGGAATTATAGATTCATTTGAAAAAGACGAAATCTTTATAAAGCTGATGGAAATGGGCTGTGTACCAGGAGAAAAAGTAAAAGTAGAACAGATAGCCCCATTAGGAGATCCTATATCCATTTGTGTATCTGGATACAGACTGAGCTTACGTTTAAGCGAGGCAAATAGTATCTTCGTGATAGAAGATATTTAA